The window TGTCCTTGCGTAACGTGGGCTCGCCGCCGGTGATACCGACGTATTCGATGGTGCGAAACAGCCTGCTCGAGAACGTTCGGGCGTACTCCTCGGTGGTCAAGTCATCGTGATAGGGAAGCTTCCACGAGTTGCACATCACGCATTTCGAGTCGCACTTGTACGAAACGTTGAAGATCAGCACCGTCGGTGGAATGGCGCTGAAGCGCCCCACGATCTGCGTCTTCACGAAGTCGGCCGGCAGGGATGGAAGACTGGTCTTGAGCAGCTTGCCGACGTATGCTCGGTCACCAAACACGGGGTCCTATTCCTTCTTTCTGCGATCGCGCACGATTTTGGCGGGAACCCCCGCCGCCACTTGATAGGCGGGCACGTCCTCGAGAACCATGGCGCCAGCGCCAATTATAGCGTGTTCCCCGAGCACAACCCCTCCTCCCACGACGGCGTGGGCGCCGATCCACACTCCTTCGCCAACCTCGATGGGAAGCCCAATGCGTCCCTGCTCCGATACCGCGACGTCCAGTCGATCTCTCATGTGATCGCCCCCCACCAGATAGACGTAAGCCGCCATCATGACGCCCCTGCCCACCCGGACGCGATGGGCGGAAAAGATCTCGCAGTTGAAACCGATGTTCGCCCGCTCCTCCAGATGAATGTCACCGTTCTTACAGGAAAGAATCGTGTTGCGGCCGATGAAGACGCCGTCCTCGAGTACGATTCCGTCGTTGTCGACTCCTTTCGCGTCCAGGAGTACGTTGTCGTCGACGACGACATCGTTGCCGATGCGGATCTTGTGCGGATGGCGGAGGACCACGTTCTGGCCGAAGGTGACGTTGCGACCGGTCGCGCCCAGGAGCAGCGGATAGAGCTTGGAGCGCAGGACGAGCCCGAGGGCGCCCGGGACCCAGGCGGACAAGAGCATGACCGTCTCATAGACGACGAGAGCCGTGAGGCCGGCTCGGCCCACCACCAGCTCCCGGTACTTTTGGAGCTTCGATTTATTCTGGTCGGCGATCGCGCGCTGGACCACGGGAATCCGCTCGTCGTTCGGCTGCACGGCGTCAACGGTATCAGAGCCAGCCTGCCGAGCGGTACCAATCCAGGGTTTCGGAAATGCCCGCCGCGAGATCGATCTGGGGCTCCCAGCCAAGAACCCGCCGGGCCTTGTCGATTCGGAAGGCCCGATGCTTGAGAAAGAAATCGAGCCGACGGCGGTGAAGCGGCGGCTCGATTCCGAAGGGGCGGAACACGTCCTCGCAAACCGCGGCCGCGAAGCGCATCGGGCCAGCGGGCCAGCGAAATCGCGGCGGGGCCACTCCGGCCTTCTCGGCGATGAGTGCGACGAGCTCGGCGACCGTGGTGTAGCGCGCTCCCGCGAGGATGAAGGCTTGACCCACGGCCGAAGGCGCCTCCGCTGCTTTGACGAACCCTCGGGCAACGTCCTCGACGTGGGTCAGGTGATAGAAGACATCTCCTCGTCCGATGAGGGGAAACCGACTCCGAGCGATTCCCCGAAACAGCTTGAGGAATCGGCGGTCTCCGGGTCCATAGATCCCGACAGGCCTGAGAATGACCGCAGGCAGCCCGCGCTCTCGATTGAGGGAGAAGAGGAGGCGTTCCGCCTCGACCTTGGTCTGCTGGTAGATATCGCCCGGGTTGTAAGGTGAGCTCTCGTCCGCGGGGGGATCGACCTCCCCATGGACCCCGCAGGTGCTGCAGTACAGAAAAGGCACGCCGCCTTCCGCGAGCGCTGCCTCGGCCAGCCGGCGCGTGCCTTCGACATTGACTTCACGATAGGTACGGTCGGAGAGCTTGGCTTCGCGGTAGACTGCCGCCAGATGGAACACGCGTTCGACGCCCGATACCGCCCTGCGGAGGTCGTCGCAATCGGTGAGGTCTCCGACGAAACGCTCGACCTCGACTCCATCCAGGAGATCGAGCCGGCTCGCCGGGCGCACCAACGCCCTGACACGGTGGCCGGAGGCAGCAAGAATGCGAGCAAGGTGGCTGCCGGTGAAGCCGCTCGCCCCGGTAACCAGAACTCTCAGTAACGCCTCCTGGACTCGGACGAAACGCCTATGTTAGCCTACCTTCTTTTTGACGTTTCAACGAAGGAGGAAAGTCTCGTAACATGCTCATTCGACGACGATCGGGAACGCTCACCTTGTACGCATCGGCTCTAGCGTTCGCCGGATGCAGCGACACTGGCAGCTCGGGATCGGGTGGCACGAGCTCGAGTACCACGATTACCGCCCCGGGCATCGTGGGTCCGAACGCCACGACTCCTATTTCGGAGCAACAGCCCACGCTCACGGTCACCAACGCGAGCGTCAGCAGCGGTGCCACGCCGACTTACACGTTTCATGTGTCGAGCGACCAGAGTTTCGGGAGCCTCGCCGCCCAGGCGTCTGGTGTCGGCCAGGGATCGGGGCAGACCAGCTGGCAGGTCGACTCTCCATTGGGCGACGGCGCTTACTTCTGGCGTGCTCGCGCCGAGGCCGAAGGCACGTCGGGTCCGTTCTCGGCGGTCGCGCAGTTCGCCATCGCGTCGGTGGGCGGAGGTTCCGGCGAGACTCTTCTCGTTCTGGATCCATTGACCGGCGGCACGACGCTCGCCACCGACCGCGGTGGAGGAACACTTACCGACCAGGGGTGGCGGGTCGAGAACAACGGAGATTTTCTTCGCTACGAAGTCCCGACCGTGGTCGATGGCTACGTGCAGTGGGAGAACCTGGGGCTGACGCCTCGCGGGGTGAACGAGGCTTCCCACATGCTGTTCGGGATGTGGGATCCCTCCGCCGGCGCGTTTCGGCAGAACGCGTTCCGGGTCCACGTGCAGAAGCTCTGGAACAACCCGCACAATCCGCCATTTCTCCGCTTCCGCTGGATCTCCCAGGGGCGTGAGGCGGACGCCGACGCGAATTTCACCGACTGGGACCCCGGAACGGTTTACACTTGGCGTGTGGATTGGGGGCCCGCCGAAGGTGCCAACACCGCCCGGGTGTTCCTGGACGGCGACGAGATCATGCAGATTCGCTACAATCGTCCCTACCAACCGAACACCCATTGGATCGAGCTCGGAATCGAGGAGCGACACGAATCGGTGATCGACGCCGTCTACCGAAACTTCGCCGTCGTACGCAGGGGCCAGTGAGCCTTACCAAGCAGACGGGCCCGATTCTCGTTCTCGGCCTGGGACTCGCCTCTTGCGGCGACAGCGGCGGGTCCTCGTCGGGATCGTCGGGCCCGAGCATCACCATCACCACGCCCGCCATCGTCGGACCCACGGGCGGGGCGCAAGTCACCGGTCAAGTCACATTGACCGTCACGAACGTCTCCGTCACCGGCGGAGGCGGCACGCCGACCTACACGTTTCAAATCGCCGCCGACTCCGGCTTTGCCGACCTCGCCGCCCAGACGTCGGGCATCCCCCAGGATCCCTCGGGACAGACCTCGTGGACCATCGGCTCCGAGCTCGCGAGCGGCGAGTTCTTCTGGCGCGCCAAGGCGAGCGTCGGCGGAACCATGAGCGCCTTCTCGGAGGTCGGGCGCTTCGTCTTCCAGGGCGGCGCCGAGACGCGAGGCCCCACGGATCGCGTACTCCTGTTCGACCCGCTGACCAATGGCATGACCCTCGGTGACGTAGGCGGAGGTGAGTTCGTAAGCGACGGATGGATGGTGATCGCCAGCTCGAATTTCATCGTCTACGACATGGAGACCATCGAGACGGGCTTTCTCGAGTTCGATATCAAGGGCCTCGACATCCGCAACCCGACCCGGGATGCCCGCCATCTCTTCTTCATGTGGGACCCCAGCCTCGGCAGCGACATGACGTCGAACCGCTTCCGCGTCAGCCTTCAGAAGCTCGATGGCCGCACCTCCATCAACGACCGCTGGCTGAGGCTCCGCTTCATCTCCCAGGGAAGGCAGACCGACGTTGGGAGCACGTTCCGCGGCTGGGTGCCCGAGCGGACCTATCGCATACGGCTCGAATGGGGTCGGGAGGGCGAGGTCAATGTCTGCCGGCTATTCATCAACGACAATCAGATCTTCTTCTTTCATTACCCGCGTCCGTACATCCCCCAGATCCACCGGATCGAGCTGGGGGCGGCCGGAAGGGCGGAGACTCCGGAAGGGGCGATCTATTCGAACGTGGTGATCGGCACGCGCTAGGGCTTTCGCATAAAAGGGGGATAGGGAGATTCGAAGGAGACACGGAGATGAGTTCTCCCCTATCCCCTTATCCCCCTTTTTACACCAGGATCTGAAGCCGGGGCTCAGTCTCCCGATTTGTCGCGGTCC of the Vicinamibacteria bacterium genome contains:
- a CDS encoding NAD-dependent epimerase/dehydratase family protein; this translates as MRVLVTGASGFTGSHLARILAASGHRVRALVRPASRLDLLDGVEVERFVGDLTDCDDLRRAVSGVERVFHLAAVYREAKLSDRTYREVNVEGTRRLAEAALAEGGVPFLYCSTCGVHGEVDPPADESSPYNPGDIYQQTKVEAERLLFSLNRERGLPAVILRPVGIYGPGDRRFLKLFRGIARSRFPLIGRGDVFYHLTHVEDVARGFVKAAEAPSAVGQAFILAGARYTTVAELVALIAEKAGVAPPRFRWPAGPMRFAAAVCEDVFRPFGIEPPLHRRRLDFFLKHRAFRIDKARRVLGWEPQIDLAAGISETLDWYRSAGWL
- a CDS encoding DapH/DapD/GlmU-related protein, which encodes MQPNDERIPVVQRAIADQNKSKLQKYRELVVGRAGLTALVVYETVMLLSAWVPGALGLVLRSKLYPLLLGATGRNVTFGQNVVLRHPHKIRIGNDVVVDDNVLLDAKGVDNDGIVLEDGVFIGRNTILSCKNGDIHLEERANIGFNCEIFSAHRVRVGRGVMMAAYVYLVGGDHMRDRLDVAVSEQGRIGLPIEVGEGVWIGAHAVVGGGVVLGEHAIIGAGAMVLEDVPAYQVAAGVPAKIVRDRRKKE